The Coffea arabica cultivar ET-39 chromosome 2c, Coffea Arabica ET-39 HiFi, whole genome shotgun sequence genome includes the window ttttcaatttACTAATTCACATAATTCCATCTTTACGTGATCAAGCTAGTCTTGTCCAAGTAATCAAGCTCACTTATCATAGATTAAACCAAAACTTTTACATAAAAGTAAATTTTCAACAAAAACCAAACCTaccaggaaaagaaaagaaagacaatAAGCACTAACCAAGAATGAATACTTGCATTTGCATAGAAAAATCTACAGCCACGAAGATATTTCTATGCAGTTTAGAATATGGTCCAAGTACCATAATTGTTTAATGGTCCAAGTAATAGCATGTTTTGAGGTGCGAAAAATCTTCAAATTTCGAAACAGATAAAAAAGGGGAAGAGAagagggagggggggggggtttgcGTGCTTAGTGAAGCTCAACGAAACATTTTCGTATCTTTTAATTTGTGGACTATAGAGATTGAATCTGGTTcttaccaaaaaaagaaagaaatacacttaaaaaaaatactatagtaCTTTTTCTTGATACGATGAATGTGTGATAAAAAAgcgattgaaaaaataaaaatactgttaaaaaatgtgtttgtgaTATAATTACAAATTGTTTACAAACAATACACTATTGAAACACACCGGTTTGGGGAGAGGGTTGGGTTGATGATGATATGAAAGAGATTATAAGTAAGAGATATTGAATTTAAAATCtttcatttatcaaaaaaaaagaaaagaaaagaaaaaaacacatCCATCTAGgtaaatttccaaaattggcaTTACCTTTACTGCAAGACCAAAAAGGCAAGGAAATTGGTTACTCAGAAAAGAAGTGCTAACGCGAAAGTACAACCAAAGTCCTTACAAAATCAGACCCTAAATAGTACGCACACATCCTAATATTCTCAACACAGTGAAATGAAGCAAGAGCACTAGAAAGGATCTAGCTACCAAAATTGGCTGTAGACTTCAGACCATTTTGTCACCCAAGAAGATGATTATCTTTCCCTAAAGTTAATTGAGCAATACCAGTGAAGAGACCCTTCACTTGGCAGTAGTAATTTCCTTTGTGTGTACAAGCCGGCGGGCAAGGTTGAAGACATCACAGCACACGAATAACATTTGCCTCAACACTTGTTAATGCTAATAAAATGGAAGATGGATAGGTGAGTATTAGGAGTACCTTGAGTCTGGTTTCGAGGTGCAGATTGATCTTGAGAGCTCTTTCTTCTCCTCTCATTATGCCCGGCCAATCTCCTCCTGCAACTTCTCTTGGACTCGTCAAACTCTTCCACAGCATGAAACCTACACAAACCAATCACCCCCCATCAAATTACTAGCTAGCAACCCACAAATTTACCAGATTCTAAGATATCGCACTTTCCCATGCATATGCATATGCAAATATGACCCGGCCCCATGTTCTACGAAACAGCTGAATAAATGAGACAATAACAAAATGTATTCCAGAGACCCGTTCACCATCAAATACTGCAAGATCGGGTGCAACCCAAGAAAAAAACAAACCCCGACTCGGAAAGAGACAGTAGCTGAATAGAACCTGCTACATTGTTGACAGAACCGCTGTTCAAGCCCTAGGACCACAACTTTCGGAGCCTTGGAGTGCTGCTCGCAAACCTTATGCCTCCTATGGTAGTCCTTCGCATTCAGGAGCGCCACGTGGCACCCATCAACTTGACACCTCGGCACCGCAGCCGGCGTCACAGCCACCGTCGCCCCAGCTGCAGCCGCAGCCGCAGCCGCAGCCGCCGTCATAGTCGACGGCCCAACAAGCAATCCAGCCGCAGCGTCATAGTAGGGTTTGCCTCTCTTTGTTGTCATCGAAAAGCCACCAGCTGCTGCCCCCTGACGGTCACCAAGCGGCGCCGCAGCGTCCCCGAAATAATGCCTCTTCCCCAACTTCAGGCACATTAGGTGTGGGTCCGGATAGCAGCACTGGGGGTGGGACCCTCCTCCTCCGCCTCCCCTACCGTACAGACATGAAGGAAATGGAGACGAAGACACATTATCGAACATTAGCGCGTGAACCGCacccttttcttcttgttgggaTGCAATGACGGCGGCCGCGGTGGGGGCAGGGGTGTTGTCTAGGTTGAAGAAGGAGGAGGATTTGTCAAGATTATTTGTATTCCAATCAATTTTCGGAGTGGCAATAGTTCCAGAATCCCACATCGCACGTGCATTATTACTATCACTAGTACAATTGgtgttattattgttattactaCTATTACTGCTATTATTATGATGGTGTGTTTTTCCAATAAGGTTGTTGTTGGTAGTGATGTTGAATAAGTCCCAACCGTTTTCCATAACGAGTGGGTTGGTCAGAAACTCagcagaaagagagagagagagacagaggaggaaggaaggaagggTTATTCTGATGGACAAGAAGTAAGACTGAGTACGTTGTTGTGGCTGGATGGGTTAGATAGATATAGAAGTACTAgctaaaagaaagaaagaaagaggcgGTTTTGCAACCCAAAGGGATAACAGTGCTGCAAATGGGTAAAGATCTGAACGTTGTCTTTtataaaagaaggaaaaaaagatatGGAAAAAGGAAGtggagagggggagagagaaagtggggtttcagaaaagaagaagaagagagagagagagagagacttggCAAGAATTTATTGGATGGATTGGACCGGATTAAAGGGAAGTGTTGAGTTGGATTGCGGTGGGTGGTCGCTGCTGCTCAAAGAGAAAAGCTGCCAACAGCAGAGTAGAGTGGTAGGGAGAAGCGTCTCTCCTCTCTTAAATCCTAATGTGGTGCGATCGGCGATGGGGATGGATGCATTTGGCGAGTGAGTTGAGGAGGGAATTCGAACTGAGAGTCGCTCGTATCACGTGCACGTGACTCGCCGAGGAACGCACGTGACGCGGAGGTTGGTGGGGCCCGGCTGCGGCTGCGCTTGTGGATTTTGAGTTTTGACATTTCAGCTCTGGTTTTGAACAAATGCAAAGATAAGTCGACCTTAATACTACTATAGCCATAGTACCAAGTACCAACCAACTAACTAATAGGCAATGGAGGATAGCAGAGGGGCCCTAAATTTCACTTGGATATTTCACGCattactttcttttcttatccttaatttctttcaaataaaaagaaaaagaagccacacccccaaccccccccccccccgcccgCCGAGTGGAATATCATATCCATTTTTctcctctcggctctctctctttgtTTGTTATGGTCTTAGCATAAAGTTCATACAGATGCACTCAGCCTCTCAGTGCAGCGAATTggaattataaaaaaataattaaaatgagGAGGGAGGGAACTTGTTGGTCAAAAAGGTTGAGATGATAACGACGCAAGATCAGCGAAGGAGAATTGGAATAGTACTTGTACAACTCTCCTAACTGGTTGGTTAGCCTGAAATCAAGATGCTTCTGCCAGCTATAAATTTATCGATAATTATTATTGGGAACTTGGTGGGATTGTCTGTTCTTCCTTGCATTTATGTTCAAGCTTGCAACTTTCCCTCCCCCCTCTGGACTCTCTGGTCTTGTACTTGCACTTGTAGGGTCATCACACGGTAGCGCTTCTACCAATACAATACAATAGGGTGTGTATGTTCTCGTCTGTCTACAGGGGTTGGAGCCATTCAggctttatttatttggattgcaatcttttttttttttaataaaaaaaatttatgttttctataaaaatatttttcaatcatttttttttattttacatatatcagATCGATACagtacatctttttttttttccaataatgatgggtctgtttggattgtaagttatttgggattatttgagatatttttactgtagcactttttatgatgtgatgtatgtgagataaaaagatattgggaagataaaaaggtgtattgaaaattgtaaagatgatgtaagcaaataaaattggggaaatatgaagcaatccaaacaaaccagatAGCACGGGTCTATTATTGGATAATGGCATTCGTCTCTAGTAAATACGCATCTAATTGCTAGTTAGTTCTTCTTGATTTCCATCTGTTTGCTAGTACGTGCATTAATTAAGCATATAGATTTACTCCAAGGGCCTAGATATTTAGCAGACCATATATAACTCTAAATATGCACACAATTGGCAGACTTGTACCAGTCGTCTCTCTTGGATGAATATTTGATCAAATGATAATCAACATGATGATGGAGGCTTGCAAAATAAAACATTATTATTATACATGCCAATCACATCTCCAACGTACGTGTTGTGCTGCAAATTGAATCGCTCGACGCATGCAATTTCTTCGTCAAGGCGTTTATTGTCTTAACGAAAGCATTTGGCTTGCTTTGCTGATTCACAAGCAAAGTCCCTGTGCCCCCAATTGATTGATTTCGTTCTTTCGTTATTACCCAAGAACTAATCCTCTTTCgcaatttctaaaaatccacggATGCATATATggtaaaaatttccaaaaaaaggaaaggaaaaccaATAATGAAAGAATAAACCCTGCCCCAGCTGGCTTcactttttatttgttaaaagaTACTAATATGGCCTTAATTGCACGACAAGCttagaaggaagaaaaaaaaatgacgcAACGTCCgtaggaaaaatgaaattgacacATCAACTCGAACTTGAAAATTTGATAGGATCATTTTTGAGCCACTGCTGAAAACAGGGAGAGGAACATGATCGATCTCCAGTAGCAAGCAGAAGTAATCTACGATAATAATGATCATTTGACACATTATAGATCCTAATTAGTTTAGCTATGAACCCTCTTAACACATAGAACTCTACTGTGCATGCCTGTTTCATCCGATGATGCTACTACACTCACATGATTAACAACAAAACAAAGAAGAGATTATGGTATACATAATTGCCCATTTGCCTGCGGGGTTTCATTTCgtgtgtgtatgtgtatatatatatatatatatatatatatatatatgtatatgtatgtgtgtacgCGTGCGTGCGTGCGcgtttgttttatttatttttgcatGAATCCGTGTCTCGACGGTCAAGGCCAGGCTTCAAGGGCACATGTGTAgcagaagagaagaaaagaaatgattgaccaaaaaaaaaaaaaaactagagcGCAAAAAAAGTAAAGAGAAAAATTAGAGGAAGAAAATACGTACTTTGACACACAACAGAATGGGGTACGCTACAAACTGGTAAAAGAAGCACTGAAACAAAAATGTGCAGTCACATTAACATATACAGGCAGTACATAATTTACTATTCATGGTATATTGATATTAATGGAAGCCTCCAATTTTCGTAGCAGAAGACAGGCAAAGACTTGAATGCGTAGTTCAATGTGTTAGGTATACCATTTATCATTCTAATTTGTTCAAACGTTTGACCGTCTACCATTCTTACCTTTGGATTGTTGTTGTTTAAAgataaactttttctttttctttgcacAAATCTTtagttaattattttattttatacatatcaaatcgttatggtatatttttttttgctgaTTTTTCTTCTTATATCGGAGGAAAAAGATAGAAACAAAAATTACCTAGGAGATGGAGTTCAAGTTATAACGAAGAGTATAGCTAGCGCTCTAGTCATATTCTCTTGTCATCTTGAACTCGGGGCTAATATATGTAAGTGGCGGAACAGCAGAAAAGTAGTTTTCACCAGGCAAGCACATTTACGCGGAccctgtttggattgctgttttttatcaaaaaattatgTCATTTTTTGTCGAAAAATTACGTCATTTTTTGtaatcatatttttttattatcttttttcttcacatatatcaaattactacaataattttttcataaaaaatcatgaaaaatacaatccaaacacactaaaaTTTAGCAGTTTGTACATGGAAATTTGTAAAGACAGGGTGGGTCGGAAGTAGATAGCGTGCAGTTATTGGGTCTTAGCCATACGCTTCAATAATGAGTGTATGTATAGTCACTACCATAAGTATAGGCATAGAGTTGTAACTTTTGTAAGGAAGGGAGAGGTTTTTCTGGGGAGGAACATCTATATCATCAACCCCACTGCAGcgaaagatgaagaaggagaaggagaagaagaaataaAGAAGAAGTACTCGAAATTAAAATTGATTTATGCTTCAATCTTCAATAAATGCAACACAGACTGTAAAGTATAAACAGTCTCAAATGCAAAGGGTTAGCCATACACTTGTCTGCTGTCAGAAAAACCCAGGCCCTACGCCAAGATCTTTTCCCACTACAGCCAAgattggccggattgcctgatcGTGACTACTCTTTCCCCACTCTTTTTCCAATTACAGTACTATTTTCC containing:
- the LOC140035233 gene encoding uncharacterized protein, encoding MENGWDLFNITTNNNLIGKTHHHNNSSNSSNNNNNTNCTSDSNNARAMWDSGTIATPKIDWNTNNLDKSSSFFNLDNTPAPTAAAVIASQQEEKGAVHALMFDNVSSSPFPSCLYGRGGGGGGSHPQCCYPDPHLMCLKLGKRHYFGDAAAPLGDRQGAAAGGFSMTTKRGKPYYDAAAGLLVGPSTMTAAAAAAAAAAGATVAVTPAAVPRCQVDGCHVALLNAKDYHRRHKVCEQHSKAPKVVVLGLEQRFCQQCSRFHAVEEFDESKRSCRRRLAGHNERRRKSSQDQSAPRNQTQVNGKLMTCSGRHPYYPLSSGCALSLLSSKNDSWISSADLPARCSAALRELIAENRAAILARQLILDKEWHWHNHPTEDLNSARQNGSNAFANYQQLMATGSHSWDRINEAGEHVTLDLMQAPNSAFSFLSMRGKSKEDEECPGLWGSFGGAHVV